The following are encoded in a window of Ignicoccus islandicus DSM 13165 genomic DNA:
- the alaS gene encoding alanine--tRNA ligase: protein MSEYELQFFKENGFKRKKCKMCGNYFWTLGDHEVCGDAPCQEYEFFDVPVKRPLSLYEARMEFLKFFEEHGHAIIEPRPVVARWRDDLFLTIASIVVFQPHVTSGKVPPPANPLVISQPCIRLEDIDNVGLTLGRHMTGFEMGGHHAFNYPDREVYWKEETVRLAFEFFTERLGIPPELINFKESWWEGGGNAGPSFEVTVAGLELATLVFMQYEVKGEKQYVPMNLRVVDTGYGIERIAWFTQKTPTAFHAIYGDMVREFHKLLGVEEPPNELLYALVRSAGLMDPEVPETMERVYSKASERIGMSVNEIKEIHRKVSLVYQVLDHTRTLIWMLGDGIVPSNTGEGYLARLVIRRALRSLWKLNSDVSLVELVRLQLNYWKNQYPRAWKNKDYILDVIEFEEEKFKDTLKKGERMVERLLKKKKSLSLEDLIVLYDSHGIPPEVVEDVAKRVGVEVHVPPNFYSLVAQRHQKEVRRVKSAEEKAKLPPDIIEWARSLPPTRRLFHEDPYKREFDARVVAFKDKYLVLDQTAFYPEGGGQLHDVGVIMKGNSKFDVVNVQKVGDVIVHELKEPYDGSEGDLVIGKIDWIRRYTLMRHHTGTHVMLAAIRKVLGDHVWQAGAEKTPEKARLDFTHHKPLTKEQIELIEKEANRVIDERRKIRAFTLPRNEAESKYWFTIYQGGIPPDKEIRLVEIEGWDIQACFGTHLSNTGEIGALKIISTRKIQDGVVRVEYVAATRVAEEARKAENLIESLSAKLGGDKASLISRLESLLEKEKKERELLTKYRKLLKELYLNKAKELGKIKVIELDVNDKELAQEILKELSESGIAAVIIGETVELASNSDVGLGKLVREIGICRGGGKGTRATARCNSPEDAKRLVEAIAKRL from the coding sequence TTGAGTGAGTACGAACTACAATTCTTTAAAGAGAATGGATTTAAGAGAAAGAAATGTAAGATGTGTGGAAACTACTTCTGGACTCTCGGCGATCACGAGGTTTGCGGAGACGCACCGTGTCAAGAATACGAGTTCTTCGATGTGCCTGTCAAGAGACCTTTAAGTTTATATGAAGCTAGAATGGAATTCCTTAAGTTCTTTGAGGAACATGGTCACGCTATCATTGAACCCAGACCAGTAGTTGCCAGATGGCGCGATGACTTATTCCTTACCATTGCCAGCATCGTGGTTTTCCAACCTCACGTGACCAGTGGGAAAGTTCCGCCTCCAGCGAACCCATTAGTCATTTCCCAGCCTTGCATCAGGCTCGAAGACATAGACAACGTTGGATTGACCTTAGGTAGGCACATGACCGGTTTCGAAATGGGGGGTCACCACGCCTTCAATTATCCAGATAGAGAAGTATATTGGAAGGAAGAGACGGTCAGACTAGCCTTTGAGTTCTTTACAGAAAGGTTGGGAATACCCCCCGAGCTGATAAACTTCAAGGAAAGCTGGTGGGAAGGAGGAGGTAACGCGGGGCCCTCCTTCGAGGTTACTGTAGCTGGTTTGGAGCTGGCAACGCTCGTATTCATGCAATACGAAGTAAAAGGAGAGAAGCAATACGTTCCAATGAACTTAAGGGTAGTTGATACGGGATACGGAATTGAGAGAATTGCGTGGTTCACCCAGAAGACTCCAACGGCCTTCCACGCGATATATGGAGATATGGTAAGGGAATTCCATAAGCTCTTGGGAGTAGAAGAACCTCCTAACGAGTTACTTTACGCGTTAGTCAGATCAGCTGGTCTCATGGATCCTGAAGTCCCGGAAACTATGGAGAGGGTGTATTCGAAGGCCTCTGAGAGAATTGGTATGAGCGTTAACGAGATCAAAGAAATACATAGGAAGGTGTCACTCGTATACCAAGTTCTAGATCATACAAGAACCTTAATTTGGATGTTAGGCGACGGTATAGTGCCGTCCAATACTGGCGAAGGTTACTTAGCCAGGCTCGTCATAAGGAGAGCACTTAGGTCTCTTTGGAAACTAAATAGCGACGTTAGTTTAGTAGAGTTAGTTAGGCTTCAACTCAATTACTGGAAGAATCAATACCCAAGGGCGTGGAAGAACAAGGACTATATCTTAGACGTCATTGAATTCGAGGAGGAGAAGTTCAAGGACACTCTCAAGAAGGGAGAGAGAATGGTAGAGAGGTTATTGAAGAAAAAGAAATCGCTCAGTTTAGAGGACTTGATAGTTCTCTATGATAGTCATGGAATACCTCCGGAAGTGGTGGAGGACGTGGCGAAGAGAGTTGGCGTAGAGGTTCACGTACCACCTAATTTCTATTCGTTAGTTGCACAGAGACATCAGAAGGAGGTTAGGCGAGTAAAGAGCGCAGAGGAGAAAGCGAAACTGCCTCCAGATATAATAGAATGGGCGAGAAGCCTCCCGCCTACCAGAAGGCTCTTCCACGAGGACCCTTACAAGAGGGAATTCGACGCTCGAGTCGTTGCGTTTAAGGATAAGTACTTGGTCTTAGATCAGACAGCCTTCTACCCTGAAGGTGGTGGACAACTCCACGACGTTGGAGTAATAATGAAAGGCAATAGTAAGTTCGACGTAGTTAACGTACAGAAGGTAGGTGACGTAATAGTTCACGAACTTAAGGAACCGTATGATGGAAGCGAAGGCGATCTGGTAATTGGAAAGATCGATTGGATCAGGAGATACACCCTAATGCGTCATCACACTGGAACGCACGTAATGCTAGCTGCCATAAGGAAGGTCCTGGGCGATCACGTATGGCAAGCGGGCGCTGAGAAGACTCCCGAGAAGGCCAGACTCGACTTCACCCATCACAAACCCCTTACTAAGGAACAGATAGAGTTAATAGAAAAAGAGGCAAATAGGGTAATAGACGAAAGGAGGAAGATAAGGGCCTTCACTTTACCGAGGAACGAAGCGGAATCCAAGTATTGGTTCACAATTTATCAAGGAGGAATACCTCCAGACAAGGAGATAAGGCTCGTAGAGATAGAAGGTTGGGACATTCAAGCTTGCTTCGGAACCCATTTAAGTAATACTGGGGAAATAGGTGCCTTAAAAATAATTAGTACGAGAAAGATCCAAGATGGGGTAGTAAGGGTTGAGTACGTTGCTGCTACCAGGGTGGCCGAGGAGGCCAGAAAGGCGGAGAACTTAATAGAAAGTTTGTCCGCCAAGTTGGGTGGCGACAAGGCATCTTTAATTAGTAGGCTCGAAAGTCTCCTAGAGAAGGAGAAAAAGGAAAGGGAGCTCCTAACTAAGTACAGGAAGCTACTGAAGGAGCTTTACTTAAATAAAGCGAAGGAACTAGGTAAGATTAAAGTAATCGAGTTAGACGTCAACGACAAAGAGCTCGCTCAAGAGATACTTAAAGAGCTTAGCGAAAGCGGCATAGCAGCTGTAATAATTGGTGAAACGGTCGAACTAGCGTCTAACTCGGACGTTGGCTTAGGCAAGCTCGTTAGAGAAATAGGAATCTGTCGTGGCGGCGGAAAGGGCACGAGAGCAACTGCTAGGTGTAACTCGCCCGAAGACGCTAAGAGGCTGGTTGAAGCGATCGCTAAGAGGCTTTGA
- a CDS encoding DUF1028 domain-containing protein produces MLITLRRCSATTYTLASFKDGLIVALTISPRPYIAQRAVAYSKYGIAIVQGLSSRGLAEKIAFKLVNGPEEAITEVLLSDKKAPYRQALAISVDGDWYAFTGFGTVEEKGHGKCGNVVYAGNGLKSGSLKLACSADEDPVFSVLQAALKIERRGNLWPSRSASLLIWNNGEAKLFSVNLSEDPLFELITKARSYLLKRKSARYL; encoded by the coding sequence ATCCTAATTACTTTAAGGAGGTGTTCAGCGACGACTTACACGTTAGCGTCATTCAAGGACGGACTAATAGTTGCCTTAACTATATCACCGCGACCTTACATTGCCCAGAGGGCCGTAGCGTACTCAAAATATGGAATAGCTATAGTCCAAGGGCTTTCCTCTAGGGGCCTAGCTGAAAAGATCGCTTTTAAATTAGTAAACGGTCCAGAGGAAGCAATTACGGAGGTTCTCCTAAGTGATAAAAAGGCGCCGTATAGGCAAGCCTTGGCTATTTCCGTAGATGGTGATTGGTATGCCTTTACGGGATTCGGAACCGTTGAGGAAAAAGGTCATGGGAAATGCGGCAACGTCGTATACGCTGGCAACGGTTTGAAGAGCGGTAGTTTGAAGCTCGCCTGCTCTGCAGATGAAGACCCCGTTTTCTCAGTATTGCAAGCTGCGCTAAAGATCGAAAGGAGAGGTAACTTATGGCCAAGTAGAAGCGCTTCGTTGCTTATATGGAACAATGGCGAAGCGAAGTTGTTCTCAGTGAACCTCAGCGAGGACCCTCTCTTCGAATTAATAACTAAAGCCAGATCGTATTTGCTGAAAAGGAAGAGCGCGAGGTACTTATAA
- a CDS encoding MBL fold metallo-hydrolase, whose amino-acid sequence MKGLRISRIGDLGLELLSEECEVKINCAHLDCLISARKCEPKFSELRIPSVRGLRKGYVVHVNGVKVLHAGPIARPTELPPADVLAIPMGGFWYLSAFEACEIAKKGPWKVIVPLAYWVPGTRRPFDTENMIKDLCRGMIRIRASKFFTVNFDHTKKTLVLVSVR is encoded by the coding sequence TTGAAGGGTCTTCGGATCTCTAGGATAGGGGATCTGGGTCTCGAGCTGCTAAGCGAGGAATGCGAAGTAAAGATAAATTGCGCCCATCTAGACTGCTTAATATCGGCTCGGAAATGCGAACCCAAGTTCTCAGAGCTAAGGATACCTAGCGTTAGGGGTCTCAGGAAAGGATACGTTGTTCACGTGAACGGAGTTAAAGTACTACATGCGGGACCTATTGCTAGACCTACAGAGCTTCCCCCGGCTGACGTATTGGCAATACCCATGGGTGGTTTCTGGTACCTAAGTGCCTTCGAGGCTTGCGAGATAGCCAAGAAGGGGCCATGGAAGGTAATCGTTCCCTTAGCCTACTGGGTTCCTGGAACTAGACGTCCTTTTGACACCGAAAACATGATAAAGGACCTATGCCGCGGAATGATCCGGATAAGAGCATCGAAATTTTTTACCGTTAATTTTGACCATACGAAAAAGACTTTAGTCTTAGTTTCGGTGAGGTGA
- a CDS encoding CBS domain-containing protein, which produces MEEWGKHYVKVMDYATKDVVTVSPETDMETAANLMIEFNIRHLPVKDSSGHFIGMVGLRDVASIIAKEGVNKLKERKVMEYMNVQPIRVYVDDPLFKAVEMMIEHGVGSVIILDSMERIRGILTEKDVVKFLAVVPSLEKVENVMSPISTFVLPGSSIREVLELMTELWTRHLALSKDDEIIGIVSMSKLVKKAMELSPSAPVEEAAEETFKISASTPISQAAAIMIDKGKEALLVTIGRQVVGMVTEGNLVRGALEVLSRI; this is translated from the coding sequence TTGGAGGAATGGGGAAAACACTACGTTAAAGTTATGGATTACGCGACCAAGGACGTTGTTACGGTTTCACCCGAAACGGACATGGAAACTGCAGCCAACTTAATGATCGAATTCAATATACGACACTTACCGGTTAAGGACTCGAGCGGTCACTTCATAGGAATGGTGGGGTTAAGGGACGTTGCTTCAATAATAGCTAAGGAGGGCGTAAACAAACTGAAAGAGAGAAAAGTAATGGAATACATGAACGTCCAACCGATCCGGGTGTACGTGGACGATCCGTTGTTCAAGGCCGTTGAAATGATGATCGAGCACGGCGTAGGTTCAGTAATAATCTTAGACAGCATGGAGAGAATTAGGGGAATACTAACTGAGAAGGACGTAGTAAAGTTCTTAGCAGTAGTACCCTCTCTCGAGAAGGTTGAAAACGTAATGAGTCCAATAAGCACCTTCGTCCTACCGGGATCTTCGATAAGAGAAGTCTTGGAGCTGATGACGGAGCTATGGACGCGTCACTTAGCTTTAAGTAAGGACGATGAAATTATAGGTATAGTGAGCATGAGTAAATTAGTGAAGAAAGCAATGGAATTATCGCCTTCGGCACCCGTAGAGGAGGCCGCGGAAGAGACGTTCAAGATTAGCGCATCGACGCCTATATCGCAAGCGGCAGCTATAATGATCGATAAGGGCAAGGAGGCGCTCTTAGTAACCATAGGTAGGCAAGTGGTAGGCATGGTAACGGAGGGTAATTTAGTCAGAGGGGCTTTAGAGGTGCTCTCGAGAATTTGA
- the tsaA gene encoding tRNA (N6-threonylcarbamoyladenosine(37)-N6)-methyltransferase TrmO, with amino-acid sequence MNFVCNAIGYVRRREELRAVKGKEEVFREGDELRSKEATIELLKEYCDGLDGIERGSLIWVIWYAHLSKDKPIKVHPFHDERFPEVGVFATRSPARPNPIGLSLCYVIDKVDCCLKVLGLDAVDSTPVLDIKLYSGGLDDPRELLKLVRRK; translated from the coding sequence ATGAATTTCGTTTGTAACGCAATAGGCTACGTTAGGAGAAGAGAGGAACTAAGGGCGGTCAAAGGGAAGGAGGAGGTCTTCAGGGAAGGAGATGAGCTAAGGTCTAAAGAGGCGACCATAGAATTACTGAAGGAATACTGCGATGGATTGGATGGAATAGAGAGAGGTTCCTTAATCTGGGTAATATGGTACGCTCACTTGAGCAAGGATAAACCAATTAAAGTTCATCCATTTCACGACGAGCGATTCCCTGAGGTGGGCGTATTCGCTACAAGGAGCCCAGCCAGACCAAACCCCATTGGGTTATCTCTATGTTACGTTATAGATAAGGTTGATTGTTGCTTAAAGGTTCTGGGGCTCGATGCAGTAGACTCAACGCCGGTGCTAGACATAAAGCTTTACTCGGGCGGGCTAGACGATCCCCGAGAGCTTCTGAAGTTGGTTAGAAGGAAGTGA
- a CDS encoding ABC transporter ATP-binding protein, producing MNAVEIKGLRKTLGRKEILKGINLEIKEGEIFGLIGPNGAGKTTTLRIIATLLKPTAGIVKVYGRNVAEEPEEVRKLISYLPEESDVYLRLTGLENLKFFAMVYAKNEEEVEEMIRRGIEIADLGNAINRLTRTYSKGMRRRLALARALMVRPRLAILDEPTSGLDVYSAMKVRNSIKKFVKETGNTVILSSHNMLEVEYLCDRVAFVANGKIVQIGTPKQLKEMYGAENLEEAFIKAVEVEAK from the coding sequence TTGAATGCAGTGGAAATCAAGGGCCTGAGGAAGACTCTAGGACGTAAAGAGATCCTCAAAGGGATAAACTTGGAGATAAAGGAAGGAGAGATATTCGGCCTCATAGGTCCAAACGGAGCGGGTAAGACGACGACCCTCCGAATAATAGCGACGTTATTGAAGCCGACCGCTGGAATCGTTAAAGTATACGGAAGGAACGTCGCTGAAGAGCCAGAAGAGGTAAGGAAGCTTATCTCCTACCTTCCCGAAGAGAGTGACGTTTACTTGAGGCTAACTGGCTTAGAGAACTTGAAGTTCTTTGCCATGGTTTACGCTAAGAACGAAGAAGAGGTCGAGGAAATGATTCGAAGAGGTATTGAGATAGCCGATCTAGGGAACGCAATAAATAGACTAACTAGGACGTACAGTAAAGGTATGAGAAGGAGGCTGGCGTTAGCTAGGGCGCTAATGGTGAGGCCTCGTTTGGCCATTCTTGACGAGCCTACCTCCGGTCTAGACGTTTACTCAGCTATGAAGGTTCGGAACTCAATAAAGAAGTTCGTTAAAGAAACTGGAAATACTGTAATCTTGTCTTCTCACAACATGCTGGAAGTAGAGTACTTGTGCGACAGGGTGGCGTTCGTTGCAAACGGTAAGATAGTGCAAATAGGAACCCCGAAGCAACTGAAGGAAATGTACGGAGCCGAGAACTTGGAAGAAGCATTCATCAAGGCTGTGGAGGTTGAGGCGAAGTGA
- a CDS encoding ABC transporter permease — MNHLKAILWKEIKDLSRDRKTLISTIVLPAFLLPMMGLLLTAAQKTVPIKVVIVNLDNGTSLPLTSPPTILNVLTNKSQQRINYGDLIASYLKKVLLNVSSSVYIEVYKSYDKVKDYDILIVIPSNFSEVLSEINPYNFKQTLVRVYFRAGPSGVNIAGSIVSQTILRTLSTLSQQVFGTQRVKVLLACCDATDVPPEAVTNPIRIVSEYVSVTGEKISAKEVSKILTAKLLLFSIFYVSMPVVAFISDSIAGERERKTLETLLASPINRRNVVIGKLAAVVVLGLLAAVADVIGLILYIQILNSQISSINVQGSVATEAFTLALDPILIAVHGIVMLLVVAATASMLMPISALSDSVRSAQSIGGFIQMIPLLVIFYAMYGSLSSLPENLKIAIYLIPHTYAVIGIDEALKGNYLGVLESVIKMIIVSTAYLAITIRIFESEYIVTGSISRKRSQAAP; from the coding sequence GTGAATCACTTGAAAGCTATACTGTGGAAGGAAATAAAGGACTTATCAAGAGATAGAAAGACACTAATCTCCACCATAGTATTGCCAGCGTTCTTGCTTCCTATGATGGGACTCTTGCTAACGGCCGCACAGAAAACGGTACCAATAAAGGTTGTAATAGTGAATTTAGATAACGGTACATCTCTTCCATTAACTTCCCCACCAACAATACTGAACGTCTTAACTAACAAGTCTCAGCAGAGAATTAATTACGGTGATCTCATTGCTTCTTACTTAAAGAAGGTTCTACTTAACGTTTCATCGAGCGTTTATATAGAGGTTTACAAGAGTTACGATAAAGTGAAAGACTACGATATACTAATAGTTATTCCTTCGAACTTCAGTGAAGTGTTATCCGAGATCAATCCATATAATTTCAAGCAAACGCTAGTTAGAGTTTACTTCAGAGCTGGACCCTCAGGAGTTAATATAGCTGGTAGTATAGTTTCACAAACGATACTTCGGACCCTTTCAACGCTTTCCCAACAAGTCTTCGGAACTCAGAGAGTCAAGGTATTGTTGGCCTGTTGCGACGCAACGGACGTGCCTCCGGAAGCCGTTACGAATCCAATACGAATAGTTAGCGAGTACGTTAGCGTTACTGGCGAAAAGATCAGTGCCAAAGAAGTAAGTAAAATACTAACGGCGAAGTTACTCCTGTTCTCAATATTCTATGTAAGCATGCCAGTTGTGGCTTTCATAAGCGACTCGATAGCTGGTGAAAGGGAAAGGAAGACTCTAGAGACGCTCTTGGCTTCGCCCATTAACAGGAGGAACGTAGTAATAGGTAAACTAGCTGCAGTTGTAGTCCTAGGGCTCTTAGCTGCCGTTGCTGACGTTATAGGTCTTATTCTCTATATTCAGATATTAAACAGTCAAATATCTTCAATTAACGTGCAAGGAAGCGTTGCTACCGAGGCGTTCACGCTCGCCCTAGATCCGATACTGATAGCTGTACACGGTATAGTAATGCTCCTGGTTGTAGCTGCTACAGCCTCCATGTTAATGCCCATCTCAGCTTTATCGGACAGCGTTAGAAGCGCTCAATCCATAGGCGGCTTCATTCAAATGATACCGCTCCTAGTTATATTCTATGCAATGTATGGCAGCTTAAGCTCTCTTCCCGAGAACTTGAAGATAGCGATATACTTGATACCCCACACTTACGCCGTAATTGGAATAGATGAGGCATTGAAAGGTAACTACTTAGGGGTACTAGAAAGCGTTATAAAGATGATAATAGTGTCAACAGCTTATCTCGCAATAACCATAAGGATCTTCGAGAGCGAGTACATAGTGACCGGAAGTATTTCAAGAAAGAGGAGTCAAGCTGCTCCTTAG
- a CDS encoding DedA family protein: MDFNEFISDLNNLVIEYGPLGVFIISLVGNAIPYATVPYLAVIAAMASQMRLSLVDVIIWSVVGGLGAAIGKVIVYLTGVATSEILPEKVKRNMHIFASMAKRGIFIAIFLFAALPLPDDVLYIPLGVARYPLTKFFIAVWMGKVIITFLSIVFGNAYGEISSQYNLGAAESVLILIIVTLVLSAIIARIDWVRVGIALSEKGLGEASVVLGEELLKAMGIKKVIDLLKGRSDSKKD, translated from the coding sequence ATGGATTTCAATGAGTTCATTTCGGACCTAAATAACCTAGTTATAGAATACGGACCACTAGGAGTGTTCATTATATCATTAGTAGGGAACGCGATACCTTACGCGACAGTACCTTACCTAGCGGTAATAGCAGCCATGGCTTCCCAAATGAGGTTGAGTTTGGTGGACGTGATAATTTGGAGCGTCGTTGGGGGACTTGGAGCGGCTATCGGAAAGGTAATTGTATACTTGACGGGCGTCGCCACTTCCGAAATATTGCCGGAGAAAGTTAAACGCAATATGCATATATTCGCTAGTATGGCCAAAAGGGGAATATTCATTGCCATATTCCTCTTCGCCGCCTTGCCCCTACCAGACGACGTCCTCTACATACCCTTAGGAGTGGCGAGGTACCCTCTAACTAAATTCTTCATTGCTGTATGGATGGGGAAGGTAATTATCACGTTCCTAAGTATAGTATTTGGAAACGCGTACGGTGAAATATCATCTCAATACAACCTAGGAGCGGCCGAGAGCGTTCTTATATTGATTATTGTCACACTAGTGTTATCCGCAATAATTGCTAGAATAGACTGGGTTAGAGTTGGGATAGCGCTCTCCGAGAAGGGACTCGGTGAAGCGTCAGTTGTATTGGGCGAAGAGCTCTTGAAGGCAATGGGAATAAAGAAGGTAATCGATTTACTTAAAGGTAGAAGCGATAGTAAAAAGGACTAA
- a CDS encoding adenylosuccinate synthetase: MPVDLIVGALFGDEGKGKIASFIAFDQRPSIMVRTGAINAGHTVYYRGREYKLRALPSGLVTHRDAVGAVAPGALISIDVLKREVEELGLSKGSVWVDERTGIITEEHIERERSDANLSKKIGSTLTGVGAAMSDRVLRKLKLARDYRDEIEKFATVVDLPQLLYEAVDGLKVVHIEGTQGFGLSLYHGTYPYVTSRDVTAPALLSETGLSPSDVRDVILVTKAYVTRVGAGPLEGEISLEEAEKRGLVEYGTVTGRPRRVAPLEANLHLLKRAARANGATKLAVTKIDVLFPKTKGITSWRDLPSEVKAWLSDIEKEVGVPICYVGTGPDALETIKAC; encoded by the coding sequence ATGCCAGTGGACCTAATTGTAGGAGCCCTATTTGGAGACGAGGGCAAAGGTAAGATTGCGTCATTTATTGCTTTCGATCAAAGGCCGTCAATCATGGTTAGGACCGGTGCTATCAACGCTGGACACACAGTTTACTATCGAGGAAGGGAATACAAACTTAGAGCTTTGCCTTCGGGACTCGTGACTCATAGAGACGCTGTGGGAGCCGTAGCCCCGGGCGCTCTCATAAGCATAGACGTCCTGAAAAGGGAAGTTGAAGAGCTGGGCTTAAGTAAGGGCTCTGTATGGGTCGATGAGAGAACGGGAATAATTACGGAGGAACATATCGAAAGGGAGAGGAGCGATGCAAATCTCTCAAAGAAGATAGGGTCGACACTAACTGGAGTAGGGGCCGCAATGAGCGATAGGGTATTAAGGAAGCTCAAGCTGGCGAGGGACTATAGGGACGAAATAGAGAAATTTGCCACTGTCGTGGACCTCCCTCAACTGCTTTACGAGGCGGTTGACGGTTTGAAGGTCGTTCATATTGAAGGAACGCAAGGCTTCGGACTAAGCTTGTATCACGGTACCTATCCTTACGTTACGTCGAGAGACGTAACCGCTCCGGCGTTGTTGTCCGAAACTGGTTTGTCACCATCCGATGTAAGGGACGTGATATTAGTTACTAAGGCATACGTTACGAGAGTTGGAGCAGGTCCATTAGAAGGCGAAATCAGCTTAGAAGAAGCTGAGAAGAGGGGACTGGTTGAGTACGGAACTGTTACGGGCAGGCCTCGAAGGGTCGCCCCCCTAGAGGCGAACCTACACCTACTCAAGAGGGCCGCCAGGGCGAACGGCGCCACTAAGTTGGCCGTTACCAAAATAGACGTCTTATTCCCAAAGACTAAGGGAATCACATCGTGGCGCGACCTCCCAAGCGAAGTAAAGGCGTGGTTAAGTGACATAGAGAAGGAAGTAGGAGTTCCTATTTGCTACGTTGGCACTGGCCCCGATGCCTTAGAAACGATAAAGGCATGTTGA
- a CDS encoding GMP synthase subunit A: MVRVLVVAFGGQYNHLIKRSIEKLGHEADMVLYTMKPDVNKYDCIVFGGGPLTMPKDFEKVKWLKEYLSLGKPVLGICLGHQVLALLNGGTVGPSPKPEYGDVTIYVDDEDEILRGLGPKFLAWESHNEEVLEEPPNSVVIAHSDNTRVQALKYLNGPFYGVQFHPEVQHTPKGSQVFQNFISICKS; this comes from the coding sequence TTGGTTAGGGTACTGGTCGTTGCCTTCGGAGGCCAGTACAATCATTTAATAAAGAGAAGTATTGAGAAGCTGGGCCATGAAGCAGACATGGTACTTTATACAATGAAACCTGACGTAAACAAGTACGATTGCATAGTGTTTGGAGGCGGACCTCTAACTATGCCCAAAGACTTCGAGAAGGTCAAATGGTTAAAGGAATACTTGAGCTTAGGTAAACCTGTTCTGGGAATATGTCTAGGTCACCAAGTTCTAGCTCTATTAAATGGAGGAACAGTAGGTCCTTCGCCGAAGCCGGAATACGGTGACGTCACCATATACGTTGACGACGAAGACGAGATATTAAGAGGATTGGGACCGAAGTTCTTAGCTTGGGAGAGTCACAACGAGGAAGTGCTAGAGGAGCCTCCCAATAGCGTGGTAATAGCTCACAGCGACAATACTCGAGTTCAAGCCCTCAAGTACCTTAACGGTCCCTTCTACGGCGTTCAGTTCCATCCAGAAGTCCAACATACACCTAAAGGCAGTCAAGTCTTCCAGAACTTCATATCAATCTGCAAGTCCTAA
- a CDS encoding sulfite exporter TauE/SafE family protein → MQANLIGFAEILVIAIITGVVASLFGVGGGVISIPSMIFLLGVDPSVAVGTNSVIIIASTLSSAWFHLRQGTLRKEGIYLGIGGVIGTVIGNYLFLIASQMKVMDKVLGILFIIISALVVTKTKGTRTEPPEKTALILSGVLLGTFAGLAGMSGGVLINPILMLVFDMDVKIAIGTSVAALPMTAIASALPKIAWGYVDWELALAFLPGIIIGTKIGSKLMKEMDRAKLKKLFALLMLLMGVKMLI, encoded by the coding sequence ATGCAAGCTAACTTGATAGGGTTTGCAGAGATACTAGTCATTGCAATCATTACTGGCGTTGTCGCCTCTCTCTTTGGAGTTGGAGGCGGAGTTATTTCAATTCCATCAATGATATTCCTATTGGGCGTCGATCCTTCCGTAGCTGTTGGTACTAATTCAGTCATAATAATTGCAAGCACCCTCTCTTCGGCGTGGTTTCACTTAAGACAAGGAACGTTAAGGAAGGAAGGCATCTACTTGGGCATAGGCGGAGTTATCGGAACTGTAATAGGCAACTACTTGTTCTTAATAGCATCCCAAATGAAAGTCATGGATAAGGTCTTGGGAATATTGTTCATAATAATTTCGGCGTTAGTGGTAACAAAGACTAAGGGTACTAGAACTGAGCCTCCAGAGAAAACTGCTTTGATTCTGAGCGGAGTATTGCTTGGAACGTTCGCGGGCTTAGCTGGAATGTCCGGAGGCGTTCTAATAAATCCAATATTAATGCTCGTTTTCGATATGGACGTAAAGATCGCAATTGGAACTAGTGTAGCCGCGTTACCTATGACAGCAATTGCCTCAGCCCTTCCCAAGATCGCATGGGGTTACGTGGATTGGGAGTTGGCTCTAGCCTTCCTACCCGGAATAATAATAGGAACGAAGATAGGTTCGAAGTTAATGAAAGAGATGGATAGAGCGAAGCTCAAGAAGCTATTTGCATTATTAATGCTCCTTATGGGAGTAAAGATGTTAATTTAG